A window of Campylobacter cuniculorum DSM 23162 = LMG 24588 contains these coding sequences:
- the hemA gene encoding glutamyl-tRNA reductase: protein MNYFCISFTHKNTDIALREKLSMSDELRKREFLKTINSHESILESLVISTCNRVEIFCFVKNLEQANNHIIACLALFSELCKDLLSQKADVFENSGAIHHLFSVASSLDSLVVGETQISGQLKDAFSFALKNEFCALNLSRAVHYAFKCATEVRKQTQISKNPISVASVAVAKAKELFDLSQKKAVIIGAGEMSELACKHLIAAGAKVIILNRDLKKAENLSEKLGVFSEFDSLENLQKYLNSYELFFSATNANSAIITNSLLQVVNFKRYFFDIAVPRDIDLDENDKIKVFSVDDLEEVVRKNLALREHEAGIAYSIVGQMTSEFFKYLNDLALMPIIKAIRLQAKECADKQLELALKKGYLKKSDEDEARKLIHQVFKAFLHKPTIHLKHLQGKIQSDTIINAMRYVFDLKNDLQGLDQYKCEFNMENNDEIY from the coding sequence ATGAATTATTTTTGTATCAGTTTTACGCATAAAAATACCGATATTGCTTTAAGAGAAAAGCTTTCAATGAGTGATGAGCTAAGAAAAAGAGAATTCTTAAAGACGATTAATTCCCATGAGAGTATTTTAGAAAGCCTCGTCATTAGCACTTGCAATCGCGTTGAAATTTTTTGTTTTGTTAAGAATTTAGAACAAGCAAACAACCATATCATCGCTTGTTTAGCCTTGTTTAGTGAGCTTTGCAAAGATTTGCTTTCGCAAAAGGCAGATGTGTTTGAAAACAGCGGAGCGATTCATCATCTTTTTTCAGTTGCAAGCTCTTTGGATAGTCTTGTTGTCGGAGAAACGCAAATTTCTGGACAGCTCAAAGATGCCTTTAGTTTTGCTTTAAAAAATGAATTTTGTGCCCTTAATCTTTCGCGAGCTGTGCATTATGCTTTTAAATGTGCCACTGAAGTGAGAAAACAAACGCAAATTTCTAAAAATCCTATCTCTGTAGCTTCTGTTGCTGTGGCTAAGGCTAAGGAACTTTTTGATTTGAGTCAAAAAAAAGCTGTAATCATCGGTGCGGGAGAAATGAGTGAGTTAGCCTGTAAGCATTTAATTGCCGCAGGGGCTAAGGTGATTATCCTTAATCGCGATTTGAAAAAAGCTGAAAATTTAAGTGAGAAATTAGGCGTTTTTAGTGAATTTGACAGCCTTGAAAATTTGCAAAAATATTTAAATTCTTATGAGCTTTTTTTCTCTGCAACGAACGCAAATTCAGCCATTATCACAAATTCTTTGCTTCAAGTTGTAAATTTTAAAAGATATTTTTTTGATATTGCTGTGCCACGTGATATTGATTTGGATGAAAATGACAAGATTAAAGTGTTTTCTGTTGATGATTTAGAAGAAGTTGTAAGAAAAAATTTAGCCTTAAGAGAACACGAAGCGGGCATTGCTTATAGTATAGTGGGTCAGATGACTTCAGAATTTTTTAAATATTTAAATGATTTGGCTTTAATGCCGATTATCAAGGCTATACGATTACAAGCTAAAGAATGTGCGGACAAACAGCTTGAACTTGCCCTTAAAAAAGGCTATTTAAAAAAATCCGATGAAGACGAGGCACGAAAGCTTATCCATCAAGTTTTCAAGGCATTTTTACACAAGCCTACGATTCATTTAAAGCATTTACAAGGTAAAATTCAAAGTGATACGATTATCAATGCAATGCGTTATGTGTTTGATTTAAAAAATGATTTGCAAGGTTTAGATCAATACAAATGCGAATTCAATATGGAGAATAATGATGAGATTTACTAA